The following coding sequences are from one Lysinibacillus sp. FSL W8-0992 window:
- a CDS encoding NEAT domain-containing protein, whose translation MKKFLQYVAMVALMLGAILPGFGMEVKAEENTVPSCAVNYSANIKILNEQQTADSMMNSYVQKEATVKHNNGLYTIDITVPQAYTTWYQDFKVESGGELKAAIEKTTDTNGNDIYTFVFDQYEQAIKAWVDVYIPMINYDHDYIVYLKVADVSETNRVCEEAPEQPGQPEQPEQPGDNPGEVITKNVPFTFLTNNKTYDTYFKSYINYADLATDGLEKYAYIKLTGHTYAFTTLKVGSENGEDVQIVSSEGEGNSLVRVIKVKLDADLKATVIMSGDRYPATPFTFDFKPAKETSVYLPEHFNSNNQVIEFGLTPVSSGAPAHTIIASLLGQAYATRTADNKIAVTMNLAVNDTTKGFSVKQGNNTVAEWTAGSTKSVIKFTVASLENLTFTLTTERNGTASAMSTTVEKVLLTGEIAKQEDNSSEGNTNGSESGSGENNNNSNTGGNNNSNTENNEQSTNGLYTVNFTFLNESGTGSSIMNTYVDNQAYVVKNGSSYQVQLTLKNSSWITGFTVNGATPSTISDSNDVRVVQFTVSSLTAIQNAWVKVDIADLNYHHDYNVLLKFDESSLSKINDSTTFPNTGGSTNSGSSNGNSTNGSTTNNGTNTNTGTTVNFSQEGIVKFEFANNAKEIAVFLQKAKTVFENNKYKVTLSINIENNLQNFIVKQNGKEIAKWSNKVASLVPVAIAKTTTLSFEADTLDNLVFEAVTTDKTISSNVTATTTNTIEKNTRQSITYKMEADPNGNMADFITNYLAPYFTKAELVTIDGKRYIEMTLIGKAYGFETLAYIDGNGKQQNIEVVSSTGEKMDQVRVVRLPLVQDSNGVTKIFIDSGSLGYGAYTLFFTFNVPALEEETNNSNNPNNSNNPNNTIKNPFTDIDNVFSKDEILALYAAGITTGTTATTFSPNKNITRAQFAVMIARALNIQSAKATAFKDVKGQWYENEVQALVEAGIVTGVNATTFNPTANITRQQAAAMILRMLEYKGYKVTVDENALSYKDADKVFDYSKQAVSELQALDIMTGSNGYLNPQSNLTRAQMAKILKRSLELVNLID comes from the coding sequence TTGAAGAAATTTTTGCAATATGTAGCTATGGTAGCGCTGATGTTAGGTGCAATATTACCGGGCTTTGGAATGGAAGTAAAGGCGGAAGAGAATACCGTACCTAGTTGCGCAGTTAACTATTCAGCAAATATCAAAATTCTCAACGAACAACAAACAGCAGATTCAATGATGAATAGCTATGTTCAAAAGGAAGCTACTGTTAAACACAATAATGGTCTATATACAATAGACATTACTGTGCCACAAGCATATACAACATGGTATCAGGATTTTAAAGTTGAATCAGGTGGGGAATTAAAAGCAGCTATTGAAAAAACTACAGACACTAATGGTAACGATATTTACACATTCGTATTTGATCAATATGAGCAAGCAATAAAAGCATGGGTTGATGTTTACATTCCGATGATAAATTATGACCATGACTATATTGTGTATTTAAAAGTTGCCGATGTTTCGGAGACTAACCGTGTGTGTGAAGAAGCACCGGAACAACCAGGACAACCAGAACAACCAGAACAACCAGGAGATAACCCAGGAGAAGTTATCACAAAGAACGTTCCTTTCACATTTTTAACAAATAATAAAACATATGATACGTATTTTAAAAGCTATATTAACTATGCTGATTTAGCTACTGATGGTTTAGAAAAATACGCATATATTAAACTAACAGGTCACACATATGCATTTACGACGCTCAAAGTAGGCAGTGAAAACGGAGAAGACGTACAAATCGTAAGCTCTGAAGGAGAAGGAAATTCATTAGTACGTGTCATAAAAGTAAAATTAGATGCTGATTTAAAAGCTACAGTCATTATGTCTGGTGACAGATATCCAGCAACGCCGTTTACATTTGATTTTAAACCGGCAAAAGAAACAAGTGTTTATTTACCTGAGCATTTCAACTCGAACAATCAAGTGATTGAGTTTGGACTGACGCCTGTCAGCTCTGGTGCACCAGCTCATACAATAATCGCATCCCTTTTAGGACAAGCATATGCAACAAGAACAGCAGACAATAAAATAGCTGTAACAATGAATTTAGCTGTAAATGATACGACGAAGGGCTTTTCTGTAAAACAAGGAAATAATACAGTTGCAGAATGGACAGCAGGTAGCACGAAAAGTGTAATTAAATTTACAGTGGCTTCATTAGAAAATTTAACGTTCACGTTAACAACTGAGCGAAATGGTACCGCTTCGGCTATGAGTACGACAGTTGAAAAAGTACTATTAACAGGTGAAATTGCTAAACAAGAGGATAATAGTTCAGAAGGAAATACCAACGGCAGTGAATCAGGTTCTGGGGAGAACAATAATAATTCAAATACCGGTGGCAATAACAATTCTAACACTGAAAACAATGAACAATCAACTAATGGGCTGTATACAGTAAACTTTACGTTTTTAAATGAATCAGGTACTGGTAGTTCTATTATGAACACATATGTAGATAATCAAGCATATGTAGTGAAAAATGGTTCTTCTTATCAAGTTCAATTAACATTAAAAAATAGTTCATGGATTACTGGATTTACAGTGAATGGTGCAACACCTAGTACGATTAGCGATTCAAATGATGTACGAGTAGTGCAGTTTACAGTATCAAGTCTAACTGCGATTCAAAATGCGTGGGTAAAAGTAGATATTGCAGATCTTAACTATCATCATGACTATAATGTTCTTTTGAAATTTGATGAATCGTCACTTTCTAAGATCAATGATAGTACGACATTCCCAAATACAGGCGGTTCAACGAATAGTGGTTCGTCAAATGGTAATTCCACAAATGGAAGTACTACTAATAACGGAACTAACACAAACACAGGTACTACAGTGAACTTTAGTCAAGAGGGAATAGTTAAATTTGAATTTGCTAACAATGCAAAAGAGATAGCTGTATTCCTACAAAAAGCAAAAACAGTATTTGAAAATAACAAATATAAAGTTACGCTTTCAATAAATATTGAAAATAACTTACAAAATTTTATTGTTAAACAGAATGGTAAAGAAATTGCGAAATGGTCAAATAAAGTAGCTTCATTAGTACCGGTTGCAATTGCAAAAACAACAACACTTTCATTTGAAGCAGATACACTGGATAATCTTGTTTTTGAAGCTGTAACGACGGATAAGACAATTTCTTCAAATGTAACAGCAACGACGACAAATACAATTGAAAAGAATACACGTCAGTCAATTACGTATAAAATGGAGGCTGATCCAAACGGCAATATGGCTGACTTTATTACAAACTACTTAGCACCATACTTCACAAAAGCTGAATTAGTAACGATTGACGGTAAACGTTACATTGAAATGACACTAATCGGTAAAGCTTATGGTTTTGAAACACTTGCTTATATTGATGGAAATGGTAAGCAACAAAATATTGAAGTAGTTAGTTCTACTGGTGAGAAAATGGATCAAGTACGTGTTGTCCGTTTACCATTAGTTCAAGATAGCAATGGCGTTACGAAAATATTTATCGATTCAGGTAGTTTAGGTTATGGTGCGTACACATTATTCTTTACGTTTAATGTGCCAGCTTTAGAGGAAGAAACAAATAACTCTAATAACCCTAATAACTCTAACAACCCTAATAATACGATCAAAAATCCTTTTACAGATATCGATAATGTATTCAGTAAGGATGAAATTTTGGCTTTATATGCTGCTGGGATTACAACAGGTACAACAGCAACAACATTTAGTCCAAATAAAAATATTACACGTGCACAATTTGCAGTGATGATAGCTCGAGCTTTAAATATTCAATCAGCAAAAGCAACTGCGTTTAAGGATGTTAAAGGTCAGTGGTATGAAAATGAAGTACAAGCACTTGTAGAGGCCGGTATTGTAACAGGTGTAAATGCCACAACATTTAATCCAACAGCAAATATTACACGTCAGCAAGCAGCTGCAATGATATTACGTATGCTTGAATATAAAGGCTATAAAGTAACAGTTGATGAAAATGCTTTATCGTACAAAGATGCTGATAAAGTATTTGACTACTCAAAGCAAGCAGTATCAGAATTGCAAGCACTAGATATTATGACGGGGTCTAATGGTTATTTAAACCCACAGAGTAATTTAACACGTGCTCAAATGGCGAAGATTTTAAAACGTTCATTAGAATTAGTTAATTTAATTGATTAA
- a CDS encoding ABC transporter ATP-binding protein: MKVSQIKLSYDQRKNHLDGITTTIEKGKITTIIGPNGCGKSTLLSVISRNNMPQQGSVTLEQKDIMAYKAKEFAKKLAIVYQQNIVPQDITIEKLVAYGRVPHQQLMKKNVEEDEEAVNWALAATNLTQKRTCNLDALSGGERQRVWIAMALAQKSSILCLDEPTTYLDIFYQIELMELVKKLNKENSLTIVMVLHDINQAIKYSDHIILMKEGKILCEGSPKETVTAERMKEVYGVEVIIQTHEIVGTYMMPVKI, translated from the coding sequence TTGAAAGTTTCACAAATTAAACTATCTTATGATCAGAGGAAAAATCATTTAGATGGAATTACGACAACTATTGAAAAAGGGAAAATCACGACGATTATTGGCCCAAATGGTTGTGGGAAATCCACATTACTAAGTGTCATTTCCCGTAATAATATGCCACAACAAGGCTCAGTAACGTTAGAACAGAAAGATATAATGGCATACAAGGCAAAGGAATTTGCGAAAAAACTTGCAATTGTTTATCAACAAAACATAGTGCCACAAGATATTACGATTGAAAAACTAGTTGCTTATGGACGGGTACCTCATCAACAATTGATGAAAAAAAATGTTGAAGAAGATGAGGAGGCAGTAAACTGGGCACTGGCAGCAACGAATTTAACACAGAAACGTACATGTAACTTGGATGCATTATCAGGTGGTGAACGACAGCGTGTTTGGATTGCCATGGCACTTGCTCAAAAATCATCCATTCTTTGTTTAGATGAGCCAACAACATATTTAGATATTTTTTATCAAATCGAATTAATGGAGTTAGTGAAGAAATTAAACAAAGAAAATTCTTTAACAATTGTGATGGTGTTGCATGATATTAATCAAGCAATAAAATATAGTGATCATATAATTTTGATGAAGGAAGGTAAAATTTTATGTGAGGGATCACCTAAAGAAACAGTAACAGCGGAACGTATGAAGGAAGTGTATGGTGTTGAAGTGATTATTCAAACGCATGAAATTGTTGGTACGTATATGATGCCAGTAAAGATTTAG